Proteins co-encoded in one Coregonus clupeaformis isolate EN_2021a chromosome 17, ASM2061545v1, whole genome shotgun sequence genomic window:
- the LOC121586582 gene encoding uncharacterized protein LOC121586582 has translation MATCRGGIALWVGCVRSHGSRQPVKQQCWSLAQALDVQWSGQIRSLSSVSWALVPPNSLRYQNIKQLALSHPFHHASQGQPHSQRPPDLDEDWEETVSLCVMVQPGPVECDGQHTLVEVPLFGQIKLGELLAPGGLSRPVEFLFPLTTVDGSREDDISIGTTKVQARGSKMMMNEGETETEKRERGSFRSLFETEGCPAPFMYGSRFYCFHCPGMEPLPGYGNKSGHMIGLEKELSLLLHTSLYSSYTERETVQEGHREKENEEKLALMYEKLRIELPSFFVKSHDYTMYTNDIEFVNCILNAKTRGRVLYQLSLSLWRLLCLCYYAEARLEVLKLTKHPEDRTIKARWRVRGLPFVSLLLRFYRKDKTDLYRSYDAFSTFYLGHDGLIHCHKVEKVMKAQPPILPGVSTLLAGALVALGVQEHRPALNLLPPLLSSLRQDRD, from the exons ATGGCTACTTGTAGAGGGGGCATCGCCTTGTGGGTGGGGTGTGTGAGGAGCCATGGCAGCAGGCAACCAGTCAAGCAACAGTGCTGGAGTCTTGCTCAG GCGCTGGATGTGCAGTGGAGTGGACAGATCCGGTCGCTCAGCAGCGTGTCGTGGGCCCTGGTTCCCCCCAACAGTCTGAGGTACCAGAACATCAAGCAGCTGGCCCTGTCACACCCCTTCCACCATGCCAGCCAGGGCCAACCCCACAGCCAGAGGCCCCCGGACCTGGACGAGGACTGGGAAGAGACTGTCAGCCTGTGTGTAATGGTGCAGCCTGGCCCTGTTGAGTGTGATGGCCAGCACACCCTGGTGGAGGTGCCTCTATTTGGGCAGATTAAACTAGGTGAGCTTCTGGCTCCGGGAGGACTCAGTAGGCCCGTGGAGTTCCTCTTCCCCCTAACCACGGTGGACGGGAGCCGAGAGGATGACATCAGCATTGGGACGACTAAGGTTCAGGCAAGAGGTTCCAAGATGATGATGAACGAGGGAGAGACGGAaacagaaaagagggagagaggatcaTTCCGGAGCCTTTTTGAGACGGAAGGATGTCCCGCTCCATTTATGTATGGATCTAGATTCTACTGCTTCCACTGTCCAGGGATGGAGCCGTTGCCTGGTTACGGGAACAAATCTGGCCATATGATTGGACTAGAGAAGGAGTTGTCACTGTTGCTCCACACCTCTCTGTATAgtagctacacagagagagagacagtgcagGAGGGtcacagagagaaggagaacgAGGAGAAACTGGCATTGATGTATGAAAAGCTGAGGATTgag CTTCCTAGTTTCTTTGTGAAGAGTCATGACTACACCATGTACACAAATGATATCGAGTTCGTCAACTGTATTCTAAATGCCAAGACCAG GGGCAGAGTTCTGTACCAGCTGAGCCTGTCTCTGTGGAGGCTGCTGTGTCTCTGTTACTATGCTGAGGCCCGGTTAGAGGTACTGAAGCTGACCAAGCACCCAGAGGACAGGACCATCAAGGCCAGATGGAGGGTAAGAGGACTGCCCTTCGTCTCTCTGCTGCTGAGATTCTACCGCAAAGACAAAACTGACCTCTACAG GTCATATGATGCATTCTCTACCTTCTACCTTGGCCATGATGGACTCATACATTGtcacaaagtggaaaaa GTGATGAAGGCCCAGCCGCCCATCCTGCCCGGGGTGAGCACTCTGTTAGCGGGAGCCCTCGTGGCCCTGGGGGTCCAGGAGCACCGGCCGGCCCTCAACCTCCTgccccccctgctctcctccctccgacaagacagagactga
- the LOC121586584 gene encoding large proline-rich protein BAG6-like isoform X1, producing the protein MEESASTIEVTVKTLDSQSRSYTVRGELTVKEFKEHIAASVEIPVDKQRLIYQGRVLQDERTLNEYNVAGKVIHLVERAPPQTSQSGGGGGGVSSGGTEGGANTSSSQGGPQDRNGNSYVMLGSFNLPVNIMDPQQIQMQVQQMMAGVGEAGRNTRVSTSTGSNGSVDVHINVDQSVQSEPRMRLQLAENLLRDTQSLIHRLEGQPSDVPSQAEPETSQSTSSSSSSSSSSSSSSSTAATEGAAQPMDTSPPAPPPPPPTSSTQTEGLPHSGPNHPSPAELVEVLSEVRRVEERLRPFIERTHSILGAATSADYNNNTQEREEDQHVLNLVGESLRLLGNTLVALSDLRCNLATPPPRHVHVVRPMSHYGSPVLLQGGMPHHIPIPINLGNLGTTVTMTSNGRQAAEGRAQPSQAPGPSESQAPPPQPNAANQQPGQGQGAPHVIRITHQTMEPVVMMQMNLDDSGSGPQVQGQQIPMGTGQPGATPVHIPGLPPEFMQAIVHQLSQQAAAMATAASTGHPGQPGVGVPGATPSSEPSAPPHPHSPLPPGARVAITRPSFSPHIPQPVGTRGTTINLRASVPPAGGQQNLQGTPLAPSPLTQMISGLVGQLLMPGQQMPGQQGPPGDQASTSSSSASHSFSFSTSSSSSSSASFSSSNPVPPHPSCGATTSGQTTTHTTNTTSVGQPPEGVAEANLAQLLGSLLGGAGVPGAPGSAANPHITVTVPGVPGFFQGMSEFNQANQPIFSRPSPAPGQEPPPGQGTPAPPPQAAPGGERDPSLSPDLFTGIVQGVLSTMMGSLGAPQGNGESIAQFIQRLSQTTNLFTPGSGDAVGFFGDLLSMVCQSFSMVDMVLLLHGNAQPLSRIQPQLTDFFNQHYLQGREPTDANINAASEDLINGLEEYIAESFATVTVREGVDIIQTNISFLRQQFTRMATHILRCTDHTFGPRLLLLCTQGLFECLALNLYCLRGEQRALTQVINHRITRMSAEVNPSLVNWLTSMMTMRLHVILEHNPVTEDHIQHYVIHTQRAEPEAQAGQQTDTQNMEMDEGLSPAPATTAGEAMVSSGDRQEVGASPGVTTPSRRASSGETGRAAAMAAGRREESVGDVEPWAATVPPEWVPIIRHDMLSQRKMKTQPPLSDAYLHGMPAKRRKTHQGEGPHLSLSEAVSRAARAAGVIPVTSPDSLHGELEEPALQEAYQEQVRSDIKERVRDDQDFSSQRFPNTHRAFSLDDS; encoded by the exons ATGGAGGAGTCAGCAAGCACCATAGAGGTCACAGTGAAGACCCTGGACTCCCAGAGCAGGAGCTACACTGTCCGGGGAGAG TTGACAGTGAAGGAGTTCAAAGAACACATAGCTGCCTCAGTGGAGATCCCAGTGGACAAGCAGAGACTAATCTACCAGGGCAGAGTGCTGCAGGATGAGAGGACACTGAACGAATACA ATGTGGCTGGTAAGGTGATCCACTTGGTGGAGCGTGCTCCTCCTCAGACCTCCCAATCTGGTGGCGGGGGAGGAGGAGTGTCCTcaggaggaacagagggaggtgccaacacctcctcctcccaggGAGGACCCCAGGACCGCAACGGGAACAGCTACGTCATGCTGGGAAGCTTCAACCTGCCCGTCAACATCATGGACCCCCAGCAGATACAG ATGCAAGTACAGCAGATGATGGCAGGAGTGGGAGAAGCAGGAAGGAATACCAGAGTCAGCACCAGCACTGGA AGCAACGGCTCAGTGGATGTGCATATCAACGTTGACCAATCAGTGCAGAGCGAGCCCAGGATGAGGCTGCAATTGGCTGAGAACTTGCTAAGAGATACCCAATCTCTGATCCACAGACTGGAG GGTCAGCCCAGTGACGTGCCATCTCAAGCCGAGCCGGAGACGTCTcagtccacctcctcctcctcctcttcctcctcatcctcctcttcctcttcctctacagCTGCCACTGAAGGAGCAGCACAGCCTATGGACACCTCCCCCCctgctccaccacctcctcctcccacaTCCTCCACCCAGACAGAGGGACTACCCCACTCCGGGCCCAA CCACCCCAGCCCAGCAGAGCTGGTGGAGGTGTTGTCAGAggtgaggagggtggaggagaggctTCGTCCCTTCATAGAGAGAACTCACTCCATCCTGGGGGCTGCCACTTCAGCAGACTACAACAACAAC acccaggagagagaggaggaccagcATGTTCTCAACCTGGTCGGGGAGTCTCTCCGTCTCCTTGGCAACACCCTGGTTGCCCTTAGCGATCTGCGTTGTAACCTGGCCACTCCTCCCCCCCGTCACGTCCACGTGGTTCGGCCCATGTCCCACTACGGCTCCCCCGTCCTGCTGCAGGGTGGTATGCCCCACCACATCCCCATACCG ATAAACCTTGGAAACCTGGGGACCACAGTGACTATGACGTCCAATGGGAGGCAGGCAGCCGAGGGCCGAGCCCAACCCTCTCAGGCTCCTGGCCCATCAGAGAGCCAGGCCCCACCTCCACAGCCCAACGCAGCCAATCAGCAGCCAGGTCAGGGCCAGGGGGCTCCGCATGTGATCAGAATCACCCACCAGACCATGGAGCCTGTGGTAATGATGCAGATGAACTTGGACG ATTCTGGCAGCGGCCCTCAGGTCCAAGGACAACAGATCCCCATGGGTACTGGACAGCCTG GTGCTACTCCAGTCCACATCCCAGGCCTTCCTCCAGAGTTCATGCAGGCCATCGTCCACCAGCTCTCTCAGCAGGCGGCTGCCATGGCAACCGCCGCCTCCACCGGTCATCCCGGGCAACCAGGAGTGGGTGTCCCCGGGGCCACCCCCAGCTCTGAACCCTCTGCCCCGCCTCACCCTCACAGCCCATTGCCCCCTGGGGCCAGGGTGGCGATCACGcgcccctccttctccccccacaTCCCCCAGCCTGTGGGCACCAGGGGCACCACAATCAACCTCAGGGCTTCAGTGCCCCCTGCTGGCGGACAACAGAACCTACAG GGCACACCTCTGGCTCCCTCTCCCCTAACTCAGATGATCAGTGGTCTGGTTGGACAGCTCCTGATGCCTGGACAACAGATGCCTGGACAGCAGG GTCCTCCAGGTGACCAGGCATCCACCagctcctcctctgcctcccactccttctctttctccacctcctcctcttcatcctcttctgcctccttctcctcctccaaccccgtccctccccacccctcctgTGGGGCGACCACCTCTGGCCAGACCACCACccacaccaccaacaccacctccGTGGGCCAGCCACCGGAGGGGGTTGCCGAGGCCAACCTAGCCCAGCTCCTGGGCTCCCTGCTGGGTGGAGCAGGCGTGCCAGGAGCCCCTGGTTCTGCAGCTAACCCACACATCACTGTGACTGTACCTGGAGTCCCAGGGTTCTTCCAAGGCATGTCAGAATTCAACCAG GCTAACCAACCCATCTTCTCCCGACCCTCACCCGCACCCGGCCAGGAGCCTCCCCCTGGCCAAGGCACCCCTGCCCCCCCTCCCCAGGCGGCCCCTGGGGGTGAACGGGACCCCTCCCTGAGCCCGGACCTGTTTACAGGTATTGTCCAGGgggtcctctccaccatgatgggtTCTCTGGGGGCTCCGCAGGGTAACGGGGAGAGCATCGCTCAGTTCATCCAGAGACTGTCTCAGACCACCAACCTTTTCACACCTGGATCTGGGGACGCTGTCG GGTTCTTTGGGGACCTGTTGTCTATGGTGTGTCAGAGTTTCTCCATGGTGGACATGGTGTTGTTACTCCATGGTAACGCCCAGCCTCTCAGCCGGATCCAGCCCCAGCTGACTGACTTCTTCAACCAGCACTACCTGCAGGGCCGAGAGCCTACTGACGCCAATATCAAT GCAGCATCTGAAGACCTCATCAATGGTCTGGAGGAGTACATAGCAGAGAGCTtt gccacagtgacagtgagagagggagtggacaTCATTCAGACCAACATCTCTTTCCTTAGACAGCAGTTCACCCGCATGGCCACGCACATCCTACGCTGCACAG ACCACACGTTTGGCCCCCGCCTGCTGCTGCTCTGCACCCAGGGTCTGTTTGAGTGTCTGGCTCTCAACCTGTACTGTCTCCGAGGGGAACAGAGAGCTCTCACCCAAGTCATCAACCACCGCATC ACGAGGATGTCAGCAGAGGTCAACCCCAGCCTGGTCAACTGGCTGACCAGTATGATGACCATGAGACTCCATGTCATTCTGGAGCACAACCCAGTCACTGAGGACCACATCCAGCACTATGTCatccacacacagagagcagagcCTGAGGCACAGGCTggacagcagacagacacacagaacatGGAG ATGGATGAAGGTCTGTCCCCGGCCCCAGCCACCACAGCAGGGGAGGCCATGGTTTCATCAGGGGACAGACAGGAAGTTGGAGCGTCCCCCGGGGTGACCACCCCCTCGCGGAGAGCATCGTCAGGGGAGACTGGAAGAGCCGCTGCCATGGCAGCAGGAAGAAGGGAGGAGTCTGTAGGAGACGTGGAGCCCTGGGCAGCTACAGTGCCCCCT GAGTGGGTGCCCATCATCAGACACGACATGCTGTCTCAGAGGAAGATGAAGACTCAGCCCCCTCTGTCTGACGCATACCTCCACGGGATGCCTGCCAAGAGGAGGAAG ACCCACCAGGGTGAGGGCCCCCACCTGTCCCTGTCTGAGGCAGTGAGCCGGGCTGCCCGGGCTGCAGGAGTCATACCTGTCACTAGCCCAGACAGCCTCCACGGGGAGCTAGAGGAGCCAGCGCTGCAGGAGGCCTACCAAGAACAG GTGAGGAGTGACATCAAGGAGAGAGTAAGGGATGACCAAGACTTCAGCTCCCAGCGTTTCCCCAACACACACCGCGCCTTCTCTCTAGATGACTCTTAA
- the LOC121586584 gene encoding large proline-rich protein BAG6-like isoform X2, producing MEESASTIEVTVKTLDSQSRSYTVRGELTVKEFKEHIAASVEIPVDKQRLIYQGRVLQDERTLNEYNVAGKVIHLVERAPPQTSQSGGGGGGVSSGGTEGGANTSSSQGGPQDRNGNSYVMLGSFNLPVNIMDPQQIQMQVQQMMAGVGEAGRNTRVSTSTGSNGSVDVHINVDQSVQSEPRMRLQLAENLLRDTQSLIHRLEGQPSDVPSQAEPETSQSTSSSSSSSSSSSSSSSTAATEGAAQPMDTSPPAPPPPPPTSSTQTEGLPHSGPNHPSPAELVEVLSEVRRVEERLRPFIERTHSILGAATSADYNNNTQEREEDQHVLNLVGESLRLLGNTLVALSDLRCNLATPPPRHVHVVRPMSHYGSPVLLQGGMPHHIPIPINLGNLGTTVTMTSNGRQAAEGRAQPSQAPGPSESQAPPPQPNAANQQPGQGQGAPHVIRITHQTMEPVVMMQMNLDDSGSGPQVQGQQIPMGTGQPGATPVHIPGLPPEFMQAIVHQLSQQAAAMATAASTGHPGQPGVGVPGATPSSEPSAPPHPHSPLPPGARVAITRPSFSPHIPQPVGTRGTTINLRASVPPAGGQQNLQGTPLAPSPLTQMISGLVGQLLMPGQQMPGQQGPPGDQASTSSSSASHSFSFSTSSSSSSSASFSSSNPVPPHPSCGATTSGQTTTHTTNTTSVGQPPEGVAEANLAQLLGSLLGGAGVPGAPGSAANPHITVTVPGVPGFFQGMSEFNQEPPPGQGTPAPPPQAAPGGERDPSLSPDLFTGIVQGVLSTMMGSLGAPQGNGESIAQFIQRLSQTTNLFTPGSGDAVGFFGDLLSMVCQSFSMVDMVLLLHGNAQPLSRIQPQLTDFFNQHYLQGREPTDANINAASEDLINGLEEYIAESFATVTVREGVDIIQTNISFLRQQFTRMATHILRCTDHTFGPRLLLLCTQGLFECLALNLYCLRGEQRALTQVINHRITRMSAEVNPSLVNWLTSMMTMRLHVILEHNPVTEDHIQHYVIHTQRAEPEAQAGQQTDTQNMEMDEGLSPAPATTAGEAMVSSGDRQEVGASPGVTTPSRRASSGETGRAAAMAAGRREESVGDVEPWAATVPPEWVPIIRHDMLSQRKMKTQPPLSDAYLHGMPAKRRKTHQGEGPHLSLSEAVSRAARAAGVIPVTSPDSLHGELEEPALQEAYQEQVRSDIKERVRDDQDFSSQRFPNTHRAFSLDDS from the exons ATGGAGGAGTCAGCAAGCACCATAGAGGTCACAGTGAAGACCCTGGACTCCCAGAGCAGGAGCTACACTGTCCGGGGAGAG TTGACAGTGAAGGAGTTCAAAGAACACATAGCTGCCTCAGTGGAGATCCCAGTGGACAAGCAGAGACTAATCTACCAGGGCAGAGTGCTGCAGGATGAGAGGACACTGAACGAATACA ATGTGGCTGGTAAGGTGATCCACTTGGTGGAGCGTGCTCCTCCTCAGACCTCCCAATCTGGTGGCGGGGGAGGAGGAGTGTCCTcaggaggaacagagggaggtgccaacacctcctcctcccaggGAGGACCCCAGGACCGCAACGGGAACAGCTACGTCATGCTGGGAAGCTTCAACCTGCCCGTCAACATCATGGACCCCCAGCAGATACAG ATGCAAGTACAGCAGATGATGGCAGGAGTGGGAGAAGCAGGAAGGAATACCAGAGTCAGCACCAGCACTGGA AGCAACGGCTCAGTGGATGTGCATATCAACGTTGACCAATCAGTGCAGAGCGAGCCCAGGATGAGGCTGCAATTGGCTGAGAACTTGCTAAGAGATACCCAATCTCTGATCCACAGACTGGAG GGTCAGCCCAGTGACGTGCCATCTCAAGCCGAGCCGGAGACGTCTcagtccacctcctcctcctcctcttcctcctcatcctcctcttcctcttcctctacagCTGCCACTGAAGGAGCAGCACAGCCTATGGACACCTCCCCCCctgctccaccacctcctcctcccacaTCCTCCACCCAGACAGAGGGACTACCCCACTCCGGGCCCAA CCACCCCAGCCCAGCAGAGCTGGTGGAGGTGTTGTCAGAggtgaggagggtggaggagaggctTCGTCCCTTCATAGAGAGAACTCACTCCATCCTGGGGGCTGCCACTTCAGCAGACTACAACAACAAC acccaggagagagaggaggaccagcATGTTCTCAACCTGGTCGGGGAGTCTCTCCGTCTCCTTGGCAACACCCTGGTTGCCCTTAGCGATCTGCGTTGTAACCTGGCCACTCCTCCCCCCCGTCACGTCCACGTGGTTCGGCCCATGTCCCACTACGGCTCCCCCGTCCTGCTGCAGGGTGGTATGCCCCACCACATCCCCATACCG ATAAACCTTGGAAACCTGGGGACCACAGTGACTATGACGTCCAATGGGAGGCAGGCAGCCGAGGGCCGAGCCCAACCCTCTCAGGCTCCTGGCCCATCAGAGAGCCAGGCCCCACCTCCACAGCCCAACGCAGCCAATCAGCAGCCAGGTCAGGGCCAGGGGGCTCCGCATGTGATCAGAATCACCCACCAGACCATGGAGCCTGTGGTAATGATGCAGATGAACTTGGACG ATTCTGGCAGCGGCCCTCAGGTCCAAGGACAACAGATCCCCATGGGTACTGGACAGCCTG GTGCTACTCCAGTCCACATCCCAGGCCTTCCTCCAGAGTTCATGCAGGCCATCGTCCACCAGCTCTCTCAGCAGGCGGCTGCCATGGCAACCGCCGCCTCCACCGGTCATCCCGGGCAACCAGGAGTGGGTGTCCCCGGGGCCACCCCCAGCTCTGAACCCTCTGCCCCGCCTCACCCTCACAGCCCATTGCCCCCTGGGGCCAGGGTGGCGATCACGcgcccctccttctccccccacaTCCCCCAGCCTGTGGGCACCAGGGGCACCACAATCAACCTCAGGGCTTCAGTGCCCCCTGCTGGCGGACAACAGAACCTACAG GGCACACCTCTGGCTCCCTCTCCCCTAACTCAGATGATCAGTGGTCTGGTTGGACAGCTCCTGATGCCTGGACAACAGATGCCTGGACAGCAGG GTCCTCCAGGTGACCAGGCATCCACCagctcctcctctgcctcccactccttctctttctccacctcctcctcttcatcctcttctgcctccttctcctcctccaaccccgtccctccccacccctcctgTGGGGCGACCACCTCTGGCCAGACCACCACccacaccaccaacaccacctccGTGGGCCAGCCACCGGAGGGGGTTGCCGAGGCCAACCTAGCCCAGCTCCTGGGCTCCCTGCTGGGTGGAGCAGGCGTGCCAGGAGCCCCTGGTTCTGCAGCTAACCCACACATCACTGTGACTGTACCTGGAGTCCCAGGGTTCTTCCAAGGCATGTCAGAATTCAACCAG GAGCCTCCCCCTGGCCAAGGCACCCCTGCCCCCCCTCCCCAGGCGGCCCCTGGGGGTGAACGGGACCCCTCCCTGAGCCCGGACCTGTTTACAGGTATTGTCCAGGgggtcctctccaccatgatgggtTCTCTGGGGGCTCCGCAGGGTAACGGGGAGAGCATCGCTCAGTTCATCCAGAGACTGTCTCAGACCACCAACCTTTTCACACCTGGATCTGGGGACGCTGTCG GGTTCTTTGGGGACCTGTTGTCTATGGTGTGTCAGAGTTTCTCCATGGTGGACATGGTGTTGTTACTCCATGGTAACGCCCAGCCTCTCAGCCGGATCCAGCCCCAGCTGACTGACTTCTTCAACCAGCACTACCTGCAGGGCCGAGAGCCTACTGACGCCAATATCAAT GCAGCATCTGAAGACCTCATCAATGGTCTGGAGGAGTACATAGCAGAGAGCTtt gccacagtgacagtgagagagggagtggacaTCATTCAGACCAACATCTCTTTCCTTAGACAGCAGTTCACCCGCATGGCCACGCACATCCTACGCTGCACAG ACCACACGTTTGGCCCCCGCCTGCTGCTGCTCTGCACCCAGGGTCTGTTTGAGTGTCTGGCTCTCAACCTGTACTGTCTCCGAGGGGAACAGAGAGCTCTCACCCAAGTCATCAACCACCGCATC ACGAGGATGTCAGCAGAGGTCAACCCCAGCCTGGTCAACTGGCTGACCAGTATGATGACCATGAGACTCCATGTCATTCTGGAGCACAACCCAGTCACTGAGGACCACATCCAGCACTATGTCatccacacacagagagcagagcCTGAGGCACAGGCTggacagcagacagacacacagaacatGGAG ATGGATGAAGGTCTGTCCCCGGCCCCAGCCACCACAGCAGGGGAGGCCATGGTTTCATCAGGGGACAGACAGGAAGTTGGAGCGTCCCCCGGGGTGACCACCCCCTCGCGGAGAGCATCGTCAGGGGAGACTGGAAGAGCCGCTGCCATGGCAGCAGGAAGAAGGGAGGAGTCTGTAGGAGACGTGGAGCCCTGGGCAGCTACAGTGCCCCCT GAGTGGGTGCCCATCATCAGACACGACATGCTGTCTCAGAGGAAGATGAAGACTCAGCCCCCTCTGTCTGACGCATACCTCCACGGGATGCCTGCCAAGAGGAGGAAG ACCCACCAGGGTGAGGGCCCCCACCTGTCCCTGTCTGAGGCAGTGAGCCGGGCTGCCCGGGCTGCAGGAGTCATACCTGTCACTAGCCCAGACAGCCTCCACGGGGAGCTAGAGGAGCCAGCGCTGCAGGAGGCCTACCAAGAACAG GTGAGGAGTGACATCAAGGAGAGAGTAAGGGATGACCAAGACTTCAGCTCCCAGCGTTTCCCCAACACACACCGCGCCTTCTCTCTAGATGACTCTTAA